Below is a window of Bacteroidales bacterium DNA.
GGGTGAATTAATGCAAATATAAGCTAAAACGAGTGAAATACAGCCACTTCACAGGATATAGCCCTGTTTTCAGCTGCTCCCCGACACTAAATATTTGCAGGATACTATTATATTATCTGAATTTACTGAAAAGGTAATACAAAACGATTCCGGCTGTAACAGAAACATTCAGAGAATGTTTAGTCCCCATCTGTGGGATTTCGATGCAGGAATCCACTTCTTGCATCACTGTATCATCCACCCCCATTACCTCATTTCCGAAGATAAATGCATACTTTTTATCAGCTTCCGGGGAAAATTCCCAAAGGGCTACACTATCCTCAGCCTGTTCTACTGCAACAAGGATATATCCTTCAGATTTTAATTGTATTACTATCTCCCTGGTATCATTCGCATATTGCCATGGGACTGATTCAGTTGCACCCAATGCAGTTTTACTGATCTCCCTGTTAGGTGGCACAGCAGTAATACCGCATAAGTATAACCGCCCGATACCAAAAGCATCTGCGGTGCGAAAAATGGAACCAATATTATGCTGACTACGGATATTATCAAGAATGCAAACAAAAGGCAACTTTTCCATCTCGTGATATTCATCAACACTGAGACGATTCAGTTCCTCCATACTAAGTTTCCGCATGGTAAGCCGTTTAGGAACCACAAAGGTAAAAATTATCAACACAACCCAAAGGGAGTGAGGAAGATCAGGAGATAATCCTAAATTTGCGGTAATCAGAATTTACAAAGGTGAGTAAAGAAAAGGAACAAAAGGAGGTTGCATTAACTCCTCTCATGAAGCAATACAATGCAATAAAGGCTAAATATCCTGATGCTTTGTTATTGTTCAGGGTTGGAGACTTTTATGAAACATTTGGTGAAGATGCTATCAAAGCCTCGGAAATACTTGGTATTATCCTGACGCGGCGTGCCAATGGCTCAGCTCAATATATCGAACTTGCCGGTTTTCCACATCATTCTCTCGATACCTACCTTCCAAAATTGGTTAGAGCAGGATACAGGGTTGCCATATGTGACCAGCTGGAAGACCCGAAAATGACCAAAACCATCGTCAAAAGAGGAGTTACTGAATTGGTCACACCCGGTGTTTCCTATAATGATAAGATCCTTGAAAACAAGGAAAACAATTTCCTGGCTGCTATACACTTCCTTCCAAAATCGTCAGGCATCTCCTTTCTTGATATTTCAACAGGGGAATTCCTTCTGGCACAGGGATCCAATGACTACATCGATAAATTACTTCAAACATTTCGTCCTTCAGAAGTGATTGTTCAGAAGAATAAACGTCAATCATTCACAGAAACTTTTGGAAGCCAGTTTTATCTCTCCTATTTTGAAGATTGGGTCTTCACCCATGATTTCACCCATGATCTGCTGATTAAACATTTTGGCACTACCTCCTTAAAAGGATTTGGAGTTACAGAACTTGAGAATGGCATCATTGCATCCGGAGTAGCCATGCATTACCTTTCGGAGACACAGCATGATAAAGTTCAGCACATCTGTAAATTGTCAAGAATCGAAGAGGATCATTATGTCTGGCTGGATAAATTCACCGTCCGTAACCTTGAACTGATCCAATCTCCCAATGAAAATGCAAGCACCCTTTTTTCGGTGCTGGATAAAACCATCTCTCCTATGGGATCAAGGTTAATGAGGCGTTGGCTGCTGCTGCCCCTCAAGGACAGAAAACCTGTGGTGGAAAGGCATGAAACAGTGGAGTACCTGAATAATCACCCGGAATTAACCGCAGTTCTTGATCAAAATCTTAGGATCATCGGAGATCTTGAGAGACTTATCTCAAAAGTAGCCGTTGGAAGAGTTACCCCAAGGGAAATCCTGCAAATCAGGCGGGCGCTTCTGGCTTTGGTTCCAATAAAACAAGCCTGTGCTTCCACCCGTCATGAAGCAATGCAACTGATTGCCGAACAAATAAATCCCTGTGAATTAATTGCCGATCAGATAGGCAAGACTATAAAGCCAGACCCTCCTGCCCTGGTTTCCAAAGGGATGGTAATTGAGGATGGAATTTCACCCGAACTTGATGAATTAAGAAAACTGGCATTTTCAGGGAAAGATTACCTGGTTCAAATGCAACAACGGGAAATCGAAAATACAGGTATTACCTCATTAAAAGTTGGCTTCAATAACGTTTTCGGGTATTATCTTGAAGTAACCAACGCTCATAAGGAAAAAGTGCCGGCAGAATGGATGAGGAAACAGACCCTGGTGAATGCCGAACGATATATCACTGAAGAGCTGAAAGAGTACGAACAAAAAATCCTGGGTGCTGAAGAAAAAATCCTGGATCTTGAGAATAAATTATTTAATGAATTGGTTTTACATCTGGCTGAATACGTGCAGCCTGTTCAACTGAATGCCCAGTTAATTGCCCGGATTGATTGTCTTGTTTCTTTTGCCCGCGTATCCATCGAAAACCATTATGTGAGGCCTGAAATAACCGATTCCTTTTCAATAAACATCGAACAAGGCAGGCATCCTGTCATTGAGAAACACCTCGCCACTGGGGAAGAGTATATTGCCAACGATGTTTTTCTTGATAATGAAAAGCAACAGATCATTATGCTGACGGGTCCTAATATGTCGGGGAAATCTGCCTTGCTGCGACAGACAGCCCTGATTGTGCTCATGGCACAGGTTGGAAGTTTTGTGCCTGCAAAAGCAGCCACCATTGGATTGGTTGATAAAATATTCACACGTGTCGGGGCTTCTGATAATATCACCTCAGGAGAATCCACATTCATGGTGGAGATGAATGAGACTGCCAGTATCCTGAATAATATTTCCAACCGAAGCCTGATTCTGCTGGATGAAATTGGCCGGGGCACCAGCACTTACGATGGAATCTCCATTGCCTGGGCAATTGCTGAATACCTTCATGATCATCCGCTATATAAGGCTAAGGTTTTGTTTGCCACCCATTATCATGAGCTGAATGAGATGGCAATGACGAAAAACAGGATCAAAAATTTCCATATTGCTGTCAAAGAGATCGGCAAGAAAGTAATATTCCTTCGGAAACTTACCCCTGGTGGCAGTGAACATAGTTTTGGAATCCATGTTGCAAGGATGGCCGGGATGCCCGGAAGCCTCATTCAACGGGCAGAAGATCTGCTAATTCAATTAGAAAAGAAGCGTAGCAGTGCGGAATTAAATCCCGGAAAAGTTTCCGGAAAGCAGGTTCAGAAATCCCAGGATCAGTTTCAGTTAAGCTTTTTTCAATTGGACGACCCCCTGCTGGAGAGTATTCGGGATGATATCCAACACCTGGATATTAATACTTTAACACCTGTTGAAGCCTTGATGAAGCTGAATGAAATCAAAAAAAAGTTGCAGAAATATTAATAGGATGTGACAATTTGACGATTCGCCGATTTGACGATTCGCCGATTTTACGATTCGACAATTTGACAATTTGACAATTTGACGATTCGACAATTTGAAACTTTGGCAATTTAAAAAAGGGAAGCCTTCGGCTTGAAAATGCGACAAGGTCGATATAATTACGAGGTTGACATAATAAATATCAATGGCTTATTATTCTTCCTTGAGTTTTATTGTCTTAGTGCCGGAAAATTATAACAACTCAGCACAGAGCCACTGACTCCCCTTCGGGCACTCAGCACCCAGAGCCAAAGGCTCCCCTTCGGGGCACCCAGCACCAGCACTCAGCACTCAGCACCCAGAGCCAATGGCTCCCCTATGGGGCACTCTCCAAAAAAAAATGTTGAAATTTTATTTCTGGAAATTGTAATTTAAAAAAAATTGTATATTTGCACTCCCAATGCGGAAATAGCTCAGTTGGTAGAGCACGACCTTGCCAAGGTCGGGGTCGCGAGTTCGAGTCTCGTTTTCCGCTCAGAATAAAAAAAACTCTTGGTGGAAAACCAAGAGTTTTTTTTGCCCATATCTTTTTATCTTTGCAATGAATTTTAAGTTCTTTGCAAAAGAGTTTAAGATACATCCAGTGCCCGAATGGTGAAACTGGTAGACACGAAGGACTTAAAATCCTTTGGCCATTGCGGCCATGCCGGTTCGATTCCGGCTTCGGGTACCACGAGAATGCAAAATGCAGAATGCAAAACGCAAAATGCAAATTGCAAATTGCAAAAAAAATGCAAAGTGTAAAGTTTACATGCTTTATACTTTGCATTTTTAATTAGAACATGCCACTCTATTTCTGTGTATTATCCGGCTATACTCAATAGAATGAATTCTATTATTAAAGAAATTGCATAATATTATAATGACTGCCTGAGTTGTATCGGACTCCTTAGTCATTGAATAGACTTACCTTTGTGATGTTACAAAGAAATATCTGATGATACAAAGAG
It encodes the following:
- the mutS gene encoding DNA mismatch repair protein MutS, which gives rise to MKQYNAIKAKYPDALLLFRVGDFYETFGEDAIKASEILGIILTRRANGSAQYIELAGFPHHSLDTYLPKLVRAGYRVAICDQLEDPKMTKTIVKRGVTELVTPGVSYNDKILENKENNFLAAIHFLPKSSGISFLDISTGEFLLAQGSNDYIDKLLQTFRPSEVIVQKNKRQSFTETFGSQFYLSYFEDWVFTHDFTHDLLIKHFGTTSLKGFGVTELENGIIASGVAMHYLSETQHDKVQHICKLSRIEEDHYVWLDKFTVRNLELIQSPNENASTLFSVLDKTISPMGSRLMRRWLLLPLKDRKPVVERHETVEYLNNHPELTAVLDQNLRIIGDLERLISKVAVGRVTPREILQIRRALLALVPIKQACASTRHEAMQLIAEQINPCELIADQIGKTIKPDPPALVSKGMVIEDGISPELDELRKLAFSGKDYLVQMQQREIENTGITSLKVGFNNVFGYYLEVTNAHKEKVPAEWMRKQTLVNAERYITEELKEYEQKILGAEEKILDLENKLFNELVLHLAEYVQPVQLNAQLIARIDCLVSFARVSIENHYVRPEITDSFSINIEQGRHPVIEKHLATGEEYIANDVFLDNEKQQIIMLTGPNMSGKSALLRQTALIVLMAQVGSFVPAKAATIGLVDKIFTRVGASDNITSGESTFMVEMNETASILNNISNRSLILLDEIGRGTSTYDGISIAWAIAEYLHDHPLYKAKVLFATHYHELNEMAMTKNRIKNFHIAVKEIGKKVIFLRKLTPGGSEHSFGIHVARMAGMPGSLIQRAEDLLIQLEKKRSSAELNPGKVSGKQVQKSQDQFQLSFFQLDDPLLESIRDDIQHLDINTLTPVEALMKLNEIKKKLQKY
- a CDS encoding RNA methyltransferase; amino-acid sequence: MRKLSMEELNRLSVDEYHEMEKLPFVCILDNIRSQHNIGSIFRTADAFGIGRLYLCGITAVPPNREISKTALGATESVPWQYANDTREIVIQLKSEGYILVAVEQAEDSVALWEFSPEADKKYAFIFGNEVMGVDDTVMQEVDSCIEIPQMGTKHSLNVSVTAGIVLYYLFSKFR